The following proteins are encoded in a genomic region of Pyrus communis chromosome 11, drPyrComm1.1, whole genome shotgun sequence:
- the LOC137708103 gene encoding large ribosomal subunit protein eL37x — protein MGKGTGSFGKRRNKTHTLCVRCGRRSFHLQKSRCSACAFPAARKRKYNWSEKAIRRKTTGTGRMRYLRNVPRRFKSGFREGTEAAPRKKGAAATA, from the exons ATg GGGAAGGGAACAGGGAGTTTCGGTAAGAGGAGGAACAAGACCCACACCCTCTGCGTCAGGTGTGGCCGTCGCAGCTTCCATCTTCAGAAGAGTAGGTGCTCTGCTTGTGCCTTTCCTGCTGCACGCAAGAGGAAGT ACAACTGGAGTGAAAAGGCGATCCGAAGGAAGACCACTGGAACTGGAAGGATGAGGTATCTTCGCAATGTGCCACGCAGATTCAAGAGCGGCTTCAGAGAAG GTACCGAAGCTGCACCAAGGAAGAAGGGAGCAGCTGCAACTGCTTAA